DNA sequence from the Nicotiana tomentosiformis chromosome 3, ASM39032v3, whole genome shotgun sequence genome:
tatttgatgattttgagttacttttggctagtttcgagcctttCAAAGGTCGATTAGTATGGGATGGTGCTTCTACTAtatcgatttggcttgtttgaagtaagtgtcttgtctaGCTTTGTTGGGGGGAATCTTTCCTAATAAAATGATATTGTTTGTCACATACGAGGGGTGATgtgtatatgaggtgacgagcgtatatacatgtgccagggttaaccatTCTTGGGGATAGATTATATGATTCTTTGTGCCTTGTTAGAATATGCGATTTTCTTGCTTCATATTTTACTTGACTTGTATAATAATATGAATATGAATTTCAACGCTAGAAACCatgatttagcttattataacttgattaaaattgaTGGACGCTTTGTGAAACTGTTAATGTGCTAAATTTCAGTCATCACTATACCTTATTACGAATACATATCTATGACCGTAATTCTGAGACTTGGGTTCCATTATTATGTTGAAAAGCATGTTTGAGCTTCTGTCGAAATACTTGAACAATAGGATTCCTGAGGTTTATTGAATTATTAATTAGTTCGAGAGCTGTGATTGATGTTCACGTGGTTTATTTGCTTACCcactcttcttgatgttattcatgcttcctaccttgtttatcattgatatacatgtgcttgatGAGGAAAAGTGTAAATctcgaagggtgatgtcgtgccatttcatttatattatcatgtgaggaagagtgtaaagcacgaatgatgatgccatgccatttcataTATATTATTATGCATGAAGGATAAttccgtgccattttatttacattatcatatgaggacgcgagtaaaagcacgaagggtgatgtagtGCCATtgtatttacattatcatgtgagggcgAGAgtaaacacgaagggtgatgccgtgccattatttttatattatcatgtgttcatggcACAAAGGTGTTTCcatgcaggcgaggacgagagacatgcattatattaTGATATCCTTTCCTTGTGTATACGTTTATGCCTTCATCTTGAGTTGTTACTATtacacctatgttttctatgatGCATGTGGTTGCCACATCTTTGCCTTTTTTCCTTATTTGCTATTGTTATATATGTGCCTTCTATTTGTTACTTATTGTTACATTCACGTCTACCTTCTTGTTTGTTATATGTACATCTATGCCTTTTTCTTGTTTGTTGTGATTTCACCAAACCTTCTACCTCATTAGTTGTTGAAATCTATGTTCTTCTACCTTAATTACTGTCACTACTTTTGTGCCTCCTATCTCGACTGTTACTATTTTCCATATGCTTTCGACTTGTTTATTGCTGCTATTTGTGTATTCTCTACTTTATAGTTACTATTGTTGGCATTTCTTTATCTTGGTTGGTAATGTTATACATATGCTTGATAAGAAtgagataaatgcatgaagggtattgccgtgccatttgatttgacATACATTCATACAtctggtgaggatgagataaatgcacgaagggtgttgccgggccattttattttatatcttgaGTACATTACTCATACTAGGAAAGTTCATGGATTTACTATTTTTGTTTGATGGTTATCGCTTTAAGAAAAGGATTGGTCATGATATATAGGAAACTGACCATGATTTCTTCTAGTAATCATTACTGCTTTGCATATTTGTTCTTGGGGTCAGCTATAATCATACATGGGATcagttgtaatcatactacacttattTACCTTGCATGTAGATCTTGGAGATAAGATGATGTGGATGATGGGAGCTGCCACTGAAGATGTTCATGCCTTCCAGATTTAGCTAACATTTTTCCCTGGGTAGTTTTAGATttgaattctgtttatgtacatttcaaacagacgttgtatttatttcatacctgTTTTTGTAAAAATCCAGTCTTAATGGCTCATGACCtctactaccagtccttaggatATTATATGGAATTCAGTTATATTATTTGTTgatcacttttatttttttagatttgTGTTGACTGTtcgtaggttctacgagtcatgagcaagtatctagtagagtcttgcagatcggtatgatgacattcatacctatcttcgagagggtaTATGGCATTTAAGAAACTTCCAATCTTTCTTTCCGTTTCGTGCAATCTTGTTTCAGCTTAAAGCCCGCAATTTTGATTCTTCCTATTCATCCGTACATGATGTTGAACACCAAATATcattgtgcatcgacggcttgtgatgtTGCGGATGGGCTATGAAGGGCGGTGGATGCTTGATTATTGTCAGGATATGTTGTCTAGAATGGGAAACAGATGCATTGATAGATCTCTAAGTTGATCATTTATGGGATGAAGCGAATTCTTGTATCTAGTTGATGAATACGAACTCAAGAGGATTAGCTGGTTGCCTAGTTGTTGTGACCATAGTGGGGCCATGGGGAAGTGTTGGTTTGAGTCTAGCCGATGGGTTATTTTCTGCATGAGGATTTGAAGTCAGGTGTTTTGTATGAGGCTCCTATTAAGTGGAATGCATATATTATCATTTTGGAACATTTAAGGAAGGGGGCTTGATGGTCACTAGGGAGAGTATGTACTTGGCAGAGTCTTCAGAGTGTTTTACAACTAGGGTCATATGGGTTTATGAAGTATTCAGCTGATTAACAGTgcgagatcagggtagctgcaaTGGAAGAGTGCTATGGGTTAAAGACAATGTGTTATATGACTtcgagccaagtaggggagtctgctaCCAATAATcggattgcatggtcatgtgttatgttAGTTCTTGGACTAAGGTGTGTTGGAAGATTGGCTACAATTTGAGAAGGATTTCATCGAGGATGATTTAGAGAAAGGTGAATGGCTATCGAGAAGGTTCTGGTGAGTTCAAGACtcatatgtggtatttaaggATTTTTATATTTGTGTATGGTTGTGACTTGAGATATATACTAGGTGGTGTCTAGACTTGCAATACTTCCATATCATTATTGACTCTACATGGCTGCATTAGAGAGATGCAAGAGATGTCTTTGGGTTCGCAGAAGGTCCTTTCAGTGCGGGCATTTCAAGTTGAGTTAGTTCTAGGATTGGCAGTATACGTGACTCGATTAAGTTAGAGGGAAATCAGTtatgaagatttgattatctGTTAATAAGTTTCGAAGGATTTTCGATGGTTATGGCCACGACGCGGGGTTGATGTCTTCTACGAATATAAAATGTGTGTTATGTGCGTCGATGTCCTCTCGGATTGGGTTAAATGGAAAGTTATCGATTGATGAGGTGTTCATCCTATTTGCgattcagagttgattatgagattttcgtaTATTTTACGAGTTAGCATGATAGTTATGGTGCGCCGTGTAGGGTTAAAAGTTGCGAGCACAAGGTTGTGGTTTAGTTTCAAAGGGAAAGTCACAAGTTGTAGATAGAACATACGATTTCAAGTGTATAAGATAATACTAGCACTATTGGGTATCACTTGGGAAGGGTGTGCTTTTAAGAAGGCatattgtgttttgacttgcagATGCTTGACTAGGGTTATGGTGATTGCCTGGTTTTTGGATGATGAGTTTCATGTTTTGCTACGTGGCGCAAAAGATTTATGTGGGTATCCTCCATGAGATGATTGTGCACGAATGATGTGTTGGCCATTTGAGTAGTGAAGTTGGGATCAGATTTGGAGATTCCTTTATTCTTGAGATTTAAAGACTGGATGTTCTCGCAGGCAGGCTATTTCTTGGTTGCGAACTGTGAAGATATGTTAAGAATTGGATAACTGATGatatatgttatggataggttgttgtggacttttggaaggttatttacctgTTTGTGGACGATCGAAATTTGGTTTTGGGGCTATTTGTagacctaatgagaatgtgtatgcTATATTGGATCGGATTTGTTTTCTCTTATGCAAATTTTGCCGCAGGTATACCATCGAGTGAAATGGATGTTATTCACGCCCTGGTCTGCATTATGTgtttctctcttatgctatgacggGTTGTGAGGTTACATGATTATTCGTGCGCATGTTGTAATTCCATTTAGGCCTTATGGAGTTATAGGCGAGATAGCCCCCATGATGTTGATATGTTTATTGCACCATAGCTATGCTTGTCTTTCTCAATATTGTTTTATACCTAATCATCTTTCCACAACTATATTTATACATTCTATCGTCCTTGATGTTGATGCACATGTGATTAGTAAGCCCGAGCATTATGGTTCGATGGGCATCCTTATGTGAATTGATAtgattggattgggttgcacgccacaacgttAGTGTGTGGGAtaaggttgcacgctgcaacggtacTATGATGAGATGTGATTCCTTATTCTTATTTCGTGTGTTTTGCTTCTACTCTGTGGAAATAGTTCATAGGAAGATGTCAATATTACCCTGCCTGTTTAAGCGTTCTTATTTGACCCTCTTACGATTATCAGTCATATATGAGTTATACTTGTTTGGGGTACGAACCGCATTGTGTGGGGCTCCATAAGGCTTTTGGTGCGACTTGTTGGTTGGGCTGCTTATTTTTGGTGAAACAAGGTTTCTGGATTAGAATTCGCGCCATCGTATTGGGATAAGGAATGTATGGAAGAATGATACCATATTTCCACTCAAAATTTGGAAATGGTCCTTGCCGGACGAGAGAGCTTCTTGACTTGTTGATTTCGAGGGTGGTTACGAGTTTCTACATGCTTCTTTTATCATTTATAGCGTCCTGAAGGTTCGGAATGAGGTATCATTTGATATGAAGTatattactgtcacgacccagaattcccaaCCTCggggttgtgatggcacctaaaagctgcttgctaggcaagccgacattattGAATTAATTAACTAGTTTTTAACAATTAACACAGAGTAATGATGTTTAATGATTAATAAACTCAGAATTTAACATAGTGTTAATATGAATAACACAATACTAACTACTCCCAGAAatccggagtcacaagtacatgagcaactaaaATACTACATATACGGTATGAAATAAGGTACAACTATTTGAGACTAGATAAACAGTAAAATGGataaagaaggggacttcagggcttcaaacgccgtgcaactatacctcaagtctccaataTACCTGAATCCGAGAAGAAACACCACTAGACACCGATGGGATCAACactagtatctgcacaagaagtacagaagtgtagcatgagtacaaccgacctaatgtactccgtaagtatcgagCTTAACCCCGGCGAGGTAGTGACAatgctatgacaagacacctacttaAAACCTACACAGATATATACGTAGagcaacaaaataacaagtaggCCAATTAAAACGTTAACTTGGAGGGGACATGTGGAAGGGGGAGTATCATAAGAACGACAAGTACGGAATCACCAAATAAAATCTTTCCGAAATAAACAACAATGCAACCAAGTAAAACACAAATTCGGGAATCCAATCAGGCAAtgaaataaaaatggcacggcatcacccttcatacttttactctcgttgtcaccatgtaatatcataaatgaaatggtacggcatcacccttcgtgattttactctcttcctcacatgttgtgattaataataataatcagtctattacacgacatcacccttcatgttttAATCCTCCCAATCTCTCGAATAAATGATATTGTATGCAAATAAGGTacaacaacacccttcgtgcttttatctcttcctcaccaagcaacaacaTTAATCCAAGATAGAAAAACAAGGTGGGAAGAAATTTCACTTCAATCATAGTGTAATGATAGTTCAACTCAACTTTCAAAATCTCAACAACTTCAAAATAAACAATAGATATGAGGGTGAATAATTAAAGAAGTGGTAATCTATCTACGCCATGGAAAGCATAGTCAATGAATcaaaaaatacaataaaataatttccacccgcatgctttaacccaacaacaatgcATAAATACTTGTCGCCTTATAAATACGCCGCccccacacataattcacatagcaaatagaccaactagtcctaattccttcaagtcaaggttaaccatgacacttaacTCACTCCGCAACCAAAGCAATCAATCAACGAcggccttgccttttgaacaagtcTCTAAACCAATCAAGTCTATCAAATTATTGGTTAAACgactcaaaataagctttagaaacttcccataaatgaaagaggttcaattttgatcatttttgaaaaagtcaacaaaggttaaccctaggcccgcttggtcaaaactcaagATTCGGACTAAAATTTGATTACCCATTCATCCCGAGCtcggtgtcacgccccaaacctgggtaGGCGTGGCTATCACCAgatgccatactcggcccgaacgtaccactctgtaactgtgaactctagtaGGGTAGCCTTCAACTTAGGCCGTTGAGGCTAACCTACAAGTTGATAATACCAAtaaagtgtcacgccccaacctcggggaacgcgattggcgctcaaccgagtgaacccgagcgagcaagcctagtaaacctttcctacccgactcattcataatcccaaaagggaacgcatcaccatttgtaaaaccggggagagatcagttatataaatatataaacgttgctcattcatttttccttatataggtacattatgccatagttgagtttccaaaatacaagtTGATCCAACAACAACTCCAACacacatacatgacccacataaacatctacggagcctgtaagggtacaaaagagcaacatgacaatgccggtaacaaggccccggctatacctcaaaatatgaaaacttatacaaaacaaaggactacatgaccccaggaggaaatggggctcaccaagactgctgtgatgaGTGTGAGAGAGAGCatcactatctgcgatcggcactatctgtgatggaaccacctacatccattcaaagatgtagcgcccccggcaaaagggacgttagtactgtcaaatagtactagtatgtaaggcaaacaccaatcttagtagaatgaacggtgaaacaaagagaaggcagtcataataatcaataagtacttcacagaaatacaaagaaacaccaagtaaggatcacatagtttccaattcaatctttccatctttttaggttaataatctttagtgccaaagccataactcataatgccaccgtgtttttacacggagtccagtCTTGGCCCGATcgtctaagccatctcaagtgagacatatccatatccacaatgtaaatcaataattccaacacaaatgccactatgtgtacaacatggcgtccgtctcggcccgatcagctaagccatctcacttgagacataacctctttcaattgctcactcaattcacatctctttcccatctttcgttacatggcacaaacagcctcatttattaagtagttcttggcacttgggcacattttacaattcaagtctttccctttttattcgttcaaataacatcatcattcatgtcgataagtaccatcacataaggcattgcgcacataagggaaggagcttggaaaatcatagttacgttctcaaatagcatatgacatggtaaacatctaaaacaattagggaacatgaatctttcaacccaacacactaaggcaaacaattctagtatgatcaagttggaacttacaccgagtttttggtttaaatttttcccccacttaagatcattcgtcctcgaatgatgaTCAAGGTTTTCTTAACACAGTTTTAGTTGTACCACATaacatcagccccaaatttgcctaatttcctaactttctgaaaattttgctagagtttcctttgtatctaggcctatccacctgttagagagctcccgaaacacaccttagcaacatatatagaattaaatgacacaatAGAATGCAAAATAATAGCAACGGAAGCCTCATAggggacatataactagaaaggagtgtctttatattagccgaacaagtgatacaaaattttgGGGGGAcaactttatagagctattacatggttattcaaataaatgagggtacttatttttcatttcattctcggcttaccaagtagcttcttcaactTGCTGGATTCGCCATAATACCTTTACGGatgtaatttctttattcctcaacttttggACCTGTCTATCAAGGATAGCAACCGAAATCTCTTCATAcgacaattcttcactaacctcgatggtctcaaccggcatgATAGCGGACGGATTTCTAACTACCTTTTTCAAcgtggacacatggaataccaggtgcactaatgacatctcaggtggtagattaaGCTTCTACGctacctgacctatcctttgagtGATTttatacggcccgacatacctcagacttaatttcgctttctttccaaaccgcatgatccccttcatgggagataccttcaagaacacccaatcatcttccttgaactctaagtctctgccaCGAActtccgaataggatttttgacgactctgagcagtttccaactgctcttttatgatcttaaccttttccatagcccgATGCACAAGGTATGGTCCTATTAGTTGAGCTTCCCCAACCTCGAACTACCCAATCGgtgatctacatcttctaccatacaaggcctcaaacggcgccatctgaatacttgcatagaagctgttgttataagcaaattctatgagcggcaaatgatcatcccagataCCCTTCAAATCaagcacacaagcacgcaacatgtcctcaagcgtctgaatagtacgctctgcttgcccgtccgtctgtggatggaaagtcgtgttaagatttacctgcgtacccaaaccttactgaaatttcttccagaaaTTAACTATGAACTGGGCCCCTCGAttggaaatgatggaaactagagttccatgaagcctgactatttccttgatatacaattgagcatattgtttcgcagtgtcggtggatttaaccTGCAAGAAGTGAGataatttcgtgagtcgatccacgatcacccaaattgagtcaaacttatgcggagtgcgcggtaaccctaccacaaaatctatattgatcatttcccattttcacattggaatttctatactctgtggtaacccaccaggcctttgatgctcgaccttcaCCTGTTGatagtttgaacatttttccacaaagtccgccatacccctcttcatgtcattccaccagtaaacttccttgaggtcatgatacattttcgtagaacctaggtgcacggaatatctagaagtatgagctcttgccatgattctttcccgaagaccatctacgtttggaacacatagtcgtccttggtactGTAATGTATTGTCATCCATGCCAAGATAAAAAGtcgtagtcttatgtttatgaatccatTCTCTCAGCTGTGTCAATACTGGATCATTGTAttgtttctccttgacttccGTCACAAGCAATGATTCCccctattccgcacaatcactcccATTTCGTTAGAGTCCGCAAGAAGAACTCCTAAAttggccaactggtgaacctcctgGGCCAAGgccctttgacatgcctccaagtgagccaaactatccATAGATTTctgactaagagcatccgccaccacattagctttccccggatgatataaaatgtcgatgtcataatctttgagcaactcaagccacctcctctgccttaagttcaattcctccTGCTTAAAAATGTATTGGAGGcttttgtggtccgtgaatacatctacatggactccatacaaataatgatgccataGTTTTAAtacaaaaaccaccgccgcaagctctaagtcatgagttggatagttcttttcatgattcttaagttgccttgaagcatatgctatgaCCTTACCATGTTATATTAttacacacccaataccgatccttgaagcatcgcaatataccacaaacctcTCGGTACCCTCTGGGAGGGTCAATACTGGTGCCGaggtcaatcttgatttcaattcctggaagctcctttcacaagcatcgaaccactggaacttaacctcCTTCtccgtcaatttagtcaatggagaggcaagagtggagaacccctccacgaacctcctataatacccagCCGAACCCAAGAAACTACAAATttctgttggagtagtaggtctaggccaatccttcactgctgcaatcttttgaggatcaaccttaattccttctccggagacgacatgacccaggaatgtaacagattcaagccaaaattcacatttcaagaactttgcatacaattcaCCTGAGGTGGTCagcgtgatcctctcgacttcgtgaatatactaggatgtcgtcaatgaatacaatcacaaaggagtcaagaaacggcttgaagactcgattcataagatccatgaaagctgccggggcatttgttagaccgaaagacattaccaaaaattcaaagtgccaaCCGGGTTCGGAAagctgttttcagaatatcctgctcccttacctttaattgatggtacccggaccacaaatcaatcttggagaagaacttagcaccttgtaattgatcaaacaaattatCTATTCTAGgaaatgggtatttgtttttgattgtgactttgttgagttgccggtaatcaatacacatccgcatccaTCCATATTTCTTTCTGACAAaaagaaccggtgcgccccaaggcgacacactcggtcggatgaaacctttctctagcaaatcccttaattgttcctttagctcttttaattctaccggtgccattctataaggtggaatagatataggctgcgtgcctagcatcacatcaatcccaaaatcaatatccatgtatggaggaattccagggagctcatctGGAAAGACATcagggaattcattcacaattggtacagattcaagggtaggcacctcagcagtggtgtccgtaactcggatcaaatgataaatacaccccttcatgatcatcttcgtggccttaaggtaagaaataaacctaccgtttggcataacattattcccctcccactcaacagctggctcgttaggaaactcaagcctcatgaAACTGACTCAGcaatcgagtttggcaaaacatgaataaagccaatccattcacATTATTacgtcaaaatcaatcatccctagttcaataagattggccatggtatcccgaccacgcaccgtgacaacacaatccctataaacccatgctgccataatagactcgccaaccggagtagatacagagaacggctcatgaagctgttttggttctatcccgaagctcgtagcaacataagaagtaacataggacaaagaataTCCGGGATCAAaaagggcatacacatcatgagattgaatagtcaatatacctgtgacgacatctggggaagcctctgcactctgtcgaccactcataacacagaatcggctgggtcctcccgaactctgtgcaccaccccaagctgcaccacgccctatgGGTGCTGGAGatcctcgagctggagggggtgctgaagatgtagcgtTTGTAGGGCTGGATGACTTAGCTGTGCCCCTGCCTGCACCTTgacgggatgcacgacactccctctgaatatggcctCTCATTCTGCATCCataacatactggcatgtccaggtagcagactccTAAATGTATCCTCCCAAACTTAGGGCATGGGACCctctgctgctgctggaatctccctcctgatcggccatGATGGTGGGACCCCTTGCTGCCCTAACCGGGCCTAAAGAGACTCCCCTACTGCTGACCGTGCCTGATGGCgaggcactagctgaagactgagcataagactgggacggccctgatgatcctccccgaaaagctgatctcccacctccgaatgaatccccaaagttgcccgctgatcgggccctactactactttcccgttcCATCCTGAAATTTAACTTTCGAGCCTCCGTAGCTTGGGAAAATGCCACCATatttccatagttcatgtcagaatttagagcagttgtggcagcctcattaataaccaaaaagGTAAagccctgcacaaatcgacgcaccctagcctccatagtcagcatcatatgaacaacatacctTGACAGGCGCACGAACTTCATGTGATACTACCATATATTCTTACTACCTTGTTTAAGCAtctcaaactccacagcacgggctgccttagtcccGACAGGCAGGCAATGGTCTTTGAAGGCATCCACAAACTCATCccatctcgccggagggctcccctcctcacgggaatcctcccacatctcaaaccaggaatatgccacccctttcagatgataggaggccaactctactccctctgtcTTAATAGCACCCCTTTCAGAAGGAGTATGCCTtataataacgcaggaatctaccttggcaccacgaaaccctgagtttttggtttaaatttttacgggtccttacatcaaGGCCGAAGAGGCCATATTATGAATCATACGAGAATAacgtctctctcatctgagggataaacatacccaaaagctcatgTACATAATTGTGCTGGCCGATGAGGCCACCATGAACGTCTACAACTAGTAATACCAAACTGAACATGTACACAGGGCTGGCAAGAccacaatactgatatacaa
Encoded proteins:
- the LOC138907833 gene encoding uncharacterized protein → MEARVRRFVQGFTFLVINEAATTALNSDMNYGNMVAFSQATEARKLNFRMERESSSRARSAGNFGDSFGGGRSAFRGGSSGPSQSYAQSSASASPSGTVSSRGVSLGPVRAARGPTIMADQEGDSSSSRGMRGHIQRECRASRQGAGRGTAKSSSPTNATSSAPPPARGSPAPIGRGAAWGGAQSSGGPSRFCVMSGRQSAEASPDVVTDELPGIPPYMDIDFGIDYIHEVERITLTTSGELYAKFLKCEFWLESVTFLGHVVSGEGIKVDPQKIAAVKDWPRPTTPTEICSFLGSAGYYRRFVEGFSTLASPLTKLTEKEVKFQWFDACERSFQELKSRLTSAPVLTLPEGTERFVEELNLRQRRWLELLKDYDIDILYHPGKANVVADALSQKSMDSLAHLEVNLNTTFHPQTDGQAERTIQTLEDMLRACVLDLKGIWDDHLPLIEFAYNNSFYASIQMAPFEALYGRRCRSPIG